A region from the Variovorax sp. V93 genome encodes:
- a CDS encoding Ig-like domain-containing protein, which translates to MADARQWQESARHGAVSGDRPVEQRPVKAAPPFALSHTPPLRSRFKRAVAALVAVAMLAPSIGPVAHAAELILDEGVVVKFGADAQLVVRDKLRAGAAVTLTSVNDDATAGQTNPTAGTPAAGSWRGLSIEKTSTAFGQPALNGLSLRYGAGLSVRSASPALQFMQLTDNTVGLRLLDGANPAITGSSFLRNGIGIEALGGSVPNVTTTQFSQNTGFAITNEKPATVIQATGNWWGHASGPRDAAGNPQGQGDAVSAGVNYSSYLAQAPLISPSIRLVAPAAFYATNNLQLELACVNATEYRIAENGEFAAATFVPLAGGKAVIDYTASAGDGRKTIGVQFRNAAGTVVSANLSNPAAANTATVLIDSAAPVVSINNPAAGSVLAQPITVEASATDAGGLVKVVFYLDGQVVSTQTTISPSGSYSYAWNTDNSANGDHTLRVVATDEAGRSSEQSRVVTVSRTPPAPDTAGPAIANVRLDGMALADGATLTRNAVTSAEVTDRSGVARVELLLDGQTIATPTGSGGQYSAPFSIAGVANGSHALAWRAVDSLNNVSTASYQVTVAHAAPDAPVITSPKTGLTTRTATLPVTGTAAAGSSVQLLVNGQPSGPLLTTSNGAFSGAVTLASGSNQVQARASDAYGQSGLSAAVSVTLDATVPSGPSNLAAAALVDGKVRLTWARSTDPNAIGYDLYRSRSAFADIGAATKANASPITGTSYEDLPKPDGAWFYRLVAVNSVFTPSVPTDQVQVVADGTAPKAVSVVYQPLGKVDPATGRIGQGKVNVQLTVSEELQTAPYLAVVPAGGAPIVLELAKSNATTYTGAFFVDGNTPSGTANALFSARDMVGNRGTEIGAGATLKIDTEGPALSSITLNPGAPIKVGTATTVQATFVFSKAPKPGATPQVKYLLSGPVRQATPIAGLTAVDATTWKASFVLPNDAGLASPEILSFSSQAQDDLDNVSTRVSAANRFQVYQGNLPPAGAPLMLTGKAMPGGKVSLTWQAVDEAFAYQVYRKGPADAALVALARAAAATHIDQTPADGLYTYAVASVRSSNGEETVSSQSATVDVTTIANAPGAPQNLALLLTGQGIKATWQAPVASTVDYYNLYRASGTSITSVAGLTPIKTRVKNPITYDPVPSPSQGAYVVTAVDAAGNESAVSNSAYLNASLLPVVNLRVEQIGNALPVISWQAPNGSLSGYNVYVGPDATRTKLTPSPITATSFSDSGFSGGERRYTVASVDGSGQEIGRSLNLPAVSTQIVSGLPIKRGIMNKVQAQVVNTSASAVTNARVVVRLPINREATQFADHKSEPFDLGSNQTQLVTVVVGGYADLPGQAQAQVGLESSPNEGETVKIARNQTLDVGDSALVVGMSTGEFTRGATGKVRLTIENTSEVEVEFLTATAGGNNPSSELRFKILDADGNVLATQPYKQAVGANVITLTNGQTVARIPAGASYTSDQFDLAVPGSSPNSIRVKLEVDKMRYHSGQDDQVVIAGRGSEKAVSLIDTAYVGEITNVTPLSSFGDQDIVITGRALARGSNQPLPSTRLKLVFNQQGFERVFSVLTDASGAFTYTFQPTATDAGLYKISAIHPDLTDRPEQRNFTINRVTFGPTPFKVDVPRNYSYPVPFIARSGAGTTATNMRFVLEPSAQPTGQLPEGINLQLPAPASIGERSQVNIPVVFSATNEALASGSVILSVYSDERPQGAGAPIGLVRINYALSEAKAYLVSLPSVIETGMSQGANQIESVTVQNKGTQDALALAFTLAKPDGSAVPSWVNLSSNADGNLAVGDKRTIDIAFKPPTGLQEGVYEFRLNVQGTNVPAQSLNIYASVTQSGKGNALFRASDIYTATLDKQGRLIPGLAGATITLQNEDVASVSHQLTTDALGEAYFQDVPAGRYTYRARANNHQEVAGRLQIKPGVTLTQPIFLNYNLITVEWSVREVTIQDRYEITIDATFETDVPAAVVVMQPSSVNLPIMNPGDVFYGELSLTNHGLIRADGVEQQLPQSDSFFRYEFLVEVPAELQAKQRVTIPYRVIALQSLETLANAGNASGGGCYNYSNTTRVNYDFTCKNGEQSNGTTSTSWFSNSSSSCAPGTGGGGGGSGGGGWGGGGGFGGIGGGSTSIPLSGRKCVATPDGKTQCS; encoded by the coding sequence GTGGCGGATGCACGGCAGTGGCAGGAGAGTGCGCGTCATGGCGCGGTCAGCGGTGACCGGCCGGTCGAGCAGCGTCCCGTCAAGGCTGCGCCACCGTTCGCGCTCTCTCACACGCCGCCACTGCGTTCGCGCTTCAAGCGCGCCGTTGCGGCGCTCGTGGCCGTGGCCATGCTTGCGCCTTCGATTGGCCCGGTGGCACATGCCGCCGAACTGATCCTCGACGAAGGCGTCGTCGTCAAGTTCGGCGCCGATGCCCAACTGGTCGTGCGCGACAAGCTGCGCGCGGGCGCGGCCGTCACGCTCACCAGCGTCAACGACGACGCGACGGCCGGCCAGACCAATCCCACGGCGGGCACGCCTGCGGCCGGCAGCTGGCGCGGCCTCAGCATCGAGAAGACATCGACCGCCTTCGGCCAGCCGGCATTGAACGGGCTTTCCCTGCGCTATGGCGCAGGCCTGTCCGTGCGCAGTGCCAGCCCGGCCCTGCAGTTCATGCAGCTGACCGACAACACCGTCGGCCTGCGGCTGCTCGATGGCGCGAACCCGGCCATCACCGGCTCCAGTTTCCTGCGCAACGGCATCGGCATCGAGGCGCTCGGCGGCAGCGTGCCGAACGTCACCACCACGCAGTTCTCGCAGAACACCGGCTTCGCGATCACCAACGAAAAACCGGCCACCGTGATCCAGGCGACCGGCAACTGGTGGGGCCACGCGAGCGGGCCGCGCGACGCCGCGGGCAATCCGCAAGGGCAGGGCGATGCCGTGTCGGCGGGCGTCAACTACAGCAGCTACCTGGCCCAGGCCCCGCTGATCAGCCCGAGCATTCGCCTGGTGGCGCCGGCAGCGTTCTACGCAACCAACAACCTGCAGCTCGAACTCGCGTGCGTGAACGCGACGGAATACCGCATTGCAGAGAACGGCGAGTTCGCTGCGGCAACGTTCGTGCCCCTGGCAGGCGGCAAGGCCGTCATCGACTACACCGCATCGGCGGGCGATGGCCGCAAGACCATTGGCGTGCAGTTCCGCAACGCGGCAGGCACCGTGGTGTCGGCCAACCTCAGCAACCCCGCCGCCGCCAATACCGCCACGGTGCTCATCGACAGCGCCGCACCGGTGGTGAGCATCAACAACCCCGCCGCCGGCAGCGTGCTTGCACAACCCATCACGGTCGAAGCCTCGGCCACCGATGCGGGCGGCCTGGTCAAGGTCGTGTTCTATCTCGACGGCCAGGTGGTTTCCACGCAGACCACGATCTCTCCATCGGGCAGCTACAGCTACGCGTGGAACACCGACAACAGCGCCAACGGCGACCACACGCTGCGCGTGGTGGCCACCGACGAGGCCGGCCGCAGCAGCGAGCAATCGCGCGTGGTCACGGTGTCCAGAACACCCCCGGCGCCAGACACCGCCGGACCGGCCATTGCCAACGTGCGGCTCGATGGCATGGCGCTGGCCGACGGCGCCACCCTGACCCGCAACGCAGTCACCAGCGCCGAGGTCACGGACCGCAGCGGCGTGGCCCGCGTCGAGCTGCTGCTCGACGGCCAGACCATCGCAACCCCGACCGGCTCCGGCGGCCAGTACAGCGCGCCGTTCAGCATTGCCGGCGTGGCCAACGGCAGCCATGCGCTCGCATGGCGCGCGGTCGATTCGCTGAACAACGTCAGCACCGCGAGCTACCAGGTCACCGTTGCGCACGCGGCGCCCGATGCGCCCGTCATCACCAGCCCAAAGACCGGCCTGACGACCCGCACCGCCACCTTGCCCGTGACCGGCACCGCTGCCGCCGGAAGCAGCGTGCAGCTGCTGGTCAATGGCCAGCCATCCGGCCCGTTGCTGACCACCAGCAACGGCGCGTTCAGTGGTGCGGTCACGCTCGCTTCCGGCAGCAACCAGGTGCAGGCACGCGCCAGCGATGCCTATGGCCAGAGCGGCTTGTCGGCCGCGGTGTCGGTCACGCTCGATGCCACGGTGCCCTCGGGCCCGAGCAACCTGGCGGCGGCCGCGCTGGTCGACGGCAAGGTCCGCCTGACGTGGGCGCGTTCCACCGATCCGAACGCCATCGGCTACGACCTCTACCGTTCGCGCAGCGCGTTCGCGGACATCGGCGCAGCCACCAAGGCCAACGCATCGCCAATCACCGGCACCAGCTACGAAGACCTGCCCAAGCCCGATGGCGCATGGTTCTACAGGCTCGTGGCCGTCAACTCGGTCTTCACGCCTTCCGTGCCGACCGACCAGGTGCAGGTGGTGGCCGACGGCACGGCGCCCAAGGCCGTCTCGGTGGTCTACCAGCCGCTGGGCAAGGTCGACCCCGCCACCGGCCGCATCGGCCAGGGCAAGGTGAACGTACAGCTGACCGTCAGCGAAGAGCTGCAGACCGCGCCCTACCTCGCCGTGGTGCCCGCGGGCGGCGCGCCCATCGTGCTCGAACTGGCAAAGTCCAACGCGACCACCTACACCGGCGCCTTCTTCGTCGACGGCAACACGCCCTCGGGCACGGCCAATGCATTGTTCTCGGCGCGCGACATGGTCGGCAACCGCGGCACCGAGATTGGTGCCGGGGCCACGCTCAAGATCGACACCGAGGGCCCCGCGCTGTCTTCCATCACCTTGAACCCGGGCGCGCCCATCAAGGTGGGCACCGCAACCACGGTCCAGGCCACCTTCGTCTTCAGCAAGGCGCCCAAGCCTGGCGCCACGCCGCAGGTCAAGTACCTGTTGTCGGGCCCCGTGCGCCAGGCCACGCCCATTGCCGGCCTCACGGCGGTTGACGCGACCACCTGGAAAGCCAGCTTCGTGCTGCCGAACGATGCCGGCCTGGCTTCGCCCGAAATCCTGAGCTTCAGCAGCCAGGCGCAGGACGACCTCGACAACGTCTCGACGCGCGTGAGCGCAGCCAACCGCTTCCAGGTCTACCAGGGCAACCTGCCGCCGGCCGGCGCGCCGCTGATGCTCACCGGCAAGGCCATGCCGGGCGGCAAGGTTTCGCTGACCTGGCAGGCCGTGGACGAAGCCTTCGCCTACCAGGTGTATCGCAAGGGCCCGGCAGACGCGGCGCTGGTTGCGCTCGCGCGCGCCGCCGCCGCCACGCACATCGACCAGACACCGGCCGATGGCCTCTACACCTACGCCGTGGCATCGGTGCGCTCGTCCAACGGCGAAGAAACCGTGTCGAGCCAGAGCGCGACCGTGGACGTGACCACCATCGCCAACGCGCCAGGCGCGCCGCAGAACCTTGCCTTGCTGCTGACCGGCCAGGGCATCAAGGCCACGTGGCAGGCGCCCGTAGCCAGCACCGTCGACTACTACAACCTGTACCGCGCGAGCGGCACCAGCATCACCAGCGTGGCCGGCCTCACGCCGATCAAGACGCGTGTCAAGAACCCGATCACCTACGACCCGGTGCCTTCGCCGAGCCAAGGCGCGTACGTTGTCACCGCGGTCGATGCCGCGGGCAACGAATCGGCCGTGTCCAACTCGGCCTACCTCAACGCCAGCCTGCTGCCGGTGGTCAACCTGCGGGTCGAGCAGATCGGCAATGCGCTGCCCGTCATCTCGTGGCAGGCGCCCAATGGCAGCCTCTCGGGCTACAACGTGTACGTTGGCCCCGATGCCACGCGCACCAAGCTCACGCCCAGTCCCATCACGGCCACCAGCTTCAGCGACAGCGGCTTCTCGGGCGGCGAGCGCCGCTACACCGTGGCCAGCGTCGACGGCTCCGGCCAGGAGATCGGCCGCAGCTTGAACCTGCCGGCGGTCAGCACGCAGATCGTCTCGGGCCTGCCCATCAAGCGCGGCATCATGAACAAGGTGCAGGCCCAGGTGGTCAACACCTCGGCCAGCGCCGTCACCAACGCCCGCGTGGTCGTGCGCCTGCCCATCAACCGCGAGGCCACGCAGTTTGCCGATCACAAGTCGGAGCCCTTCGACCTTGGCAGCAACCAGACCCAGCTGGTGACCGTGGTGGTTGGCGGCTACGCCGACCTGCCGGGCCAGGCCCAAGCGCAGGTCGGCCTCGAGAGCAGCCCGAACGAAGGCGAAACCGTCAAGATCGCGCGCAACCAGACGCTCGACGTGGGCGACAGCGCGCTCGTCGTGGGCATGTCCACCGGCGAGTTCACGCGCGGCGCCACCGGCAAGGTGCGCCTCACCATCGAGAACACCTCCGAAGTCGAAGTCGAGTTTCTGACGGCCACGGCCGGCGGCAACAACCCTTCGAGCGAGCTGCGCTTCAAGATCCTCGACGCAGACGGCAACGTGCTGGCCACCCAGCCCTACAAGCAGGCCGTGGGCGCCAACGTGATCACGCTGACCAACGGCCAGACCGTGGCGCGCATTCCGGCCGGCGCCAGCTACACCTCCGACCAGTTCGACCTGGCCGTGCCGGGCTCCAGCCCGAACAGCATCCGCGTCAAGCTCGAAGTCGACAAGATGCGCTACCACAGCGGGCAGGACGACCAGGTCGTCATTGCCGGCCGCGGCAGCGAAAAGGCGGTTTCGCTCATCGACACCGCCTATGTGGGCGAGATCACCAACGTCACGCCGCTGAGCTCCTTCGGCGACCAGGACATCGTCATCACCGGCCGCGCACTGGCCCGCGGCAGCAACCAGCCGCTGCCGAGCACGCGCCTCAAGCTCGTGTTCAACCAGCAGGGCTTCGAACGCGTGTTCAGCGTGCTGACCGATGCCAGCGGTGCGTTCACCTACACCTTCCAGCCCACGGCCACGGACGCCGGCCTCTACAAGATCAGCGCCATCCATCCGGACCTGACCGACCGGCCGGAGCAGCGCAACTTCACCATCAACCGCGTGACCTTCGGCCCCACGCCGTTCAAGGTCGACGTGCCGCGCAACTACAGCTACCCCGTGCCCTTCATTGCACGCTCGGGCGCAGGCACCACCGCAACCAACATGCGCTTCGTGCTGGAGCCGAGCGCCCAGCCCACGGGCCAGCTGCCGGAGGGCATCAACCTGCAGCTGCCCGCACCCGCCAGCATCGGCGAGCGCTCGCAGGTCAACATTCCGGTGGTCTTCAGCGCCACCAACGAGGCGCTGGCTTCGGGCAGCGTCATCCTGAGCGTGTACAGCGACGAGCGCCCGCAAGGCGCCGGCGCGCCCATTGGCCTGGTGCGCATCAACTACGCGCTGAGCGAGGCCAAGGCCTACCTGGTGAGCTTGCCGAGCGTGATCGAAACCGGCATGTCGCAGGGCGCCAACCAGATCGAAAGCGTGACCGTGCAGAACAAGGGCACGCAAGACGCGCTGGCCCTCGCCTTCACGCTGGCCAAGCCCGATGGCAGCGCGGTGCCGAGCTGGGTCAACCTCTCCAGCAATGCCGACGGCAACCTGGCCGTGGGCGACAAGCGCACCATCGACATCGCCTTCAAGCCGCCCACGGGCCTGCAGGAAGGCGTGTATGAGTTCCGCCTGAACGTGCAGGGCACCAACGTGCCGGCACAAAGCCTGAACATCTACGCCAGCGTCACGCAAAGCGGCAAGGGCAACGCGCTGTTCCGCGCGAGCGACATCTACACCGCCACGCTCGACAAGCAGGGCCGCCTGATCCCCGGCCTGGCGGGCGCGACCATCACCCTGCAGAACGAAGACGTCGCCAGCGTGAGCCACCAGCTCACCACCGATGCCCTGGGCGAGGCCTACTTCCAGGACGTGCCGGCCGGCCGCTACACCTACCGCGCGCGCGCCAACAACCACCAGGAAGTGGCCGGACGCCTGCAGATCAAGCCGGGCGTCACGCTCACGCAGCCCATCTTCCTGAACTACAACCTCATCACGGTGGAGTGGAGCGTGCGCGAGGTCACGATCCAGGACCGCTACGAGATCACCATCGACGCGACCTTCGAGACCGATGTGCCCGCGGCGGTGGTGGTGATGCAGCCGAGTTCGGTGAACCTGCCCATCATGAATCCGGGCGATGTGTTCTACGGCGAGCTGTCATTGACCAACCACGGCCTGATTCGTGCCGATGGCGTGGAGCAGCAACTGCCGCAGAGCGATTCGTTCTTCCGCTACGAATTCCTGGTCGAGGTGCCGGCCGAACTGCAGGCCAAGCAGCGCGTGACCATTCCGTATCGGGTCATTGCGTTGCAGTCGCTCGAGACGCTTGCCAATGCTGGCAATGCGAGTGGTGGCGGTTGCTACAACTACAGCAACACCACGCGGGTGAACTATGACTTCACCTGCAAGAACGGGGAGCAGTCGAACGGCACCACCTCGACGAGCTGGTTCAGCAATTCGAGCAGCAGTTGTGCGCCGGGCACCGGGGGCGGCGGAGGCGGCAGTGGCGGGGGTGGCTGGGGTGGAGGTGGCGGCTTCGGCGGCATCGGTGGCGGCAGCACGTCGATTCCGCTGAGCGGCAGGAAGTGCGTTGCCACTCCTGATGGCAAGACGCAGTGCAGTTGA
- a CDS encoding glutaredoxin family protein, with protein sequence MPTICAKCHLVRPEDATVPVWQCPGCGVAYDKASDAQRARASSAGPRRREMRVDSSGSGGLVWGKWVLVLVLCCAAYLGYRMAHERGRTDEGIGSIASRLSGSDSPAQVRELADSAQASDVFIYTADWCPNCREAKSWLAQHGFKYEQCDIDHGPGCKAQLANLGGDGIPYLIVKGHHMKDGFDSEEFVAAMRGK encoded by the coding sequence ATGCCCACCATCTGCGCCAAGTGTCATCTCGTTCGTCCCGAGGACGCAACCGTGCCAGTCTGGCAGTGCCCCGGCTGCGGTGTCGCCTACGACAAGGCCAGCGATGCCCAGCGAGCACGTGCGTCGTCGGCGGGGCCGCGTCGCCGTGAGATGCGCGTTGACTCCAGCGGCAGCGGCGGCTTGGTGTGGGGCAAGTGGGTGCTCGTGCTCGTTCTTTGTTGCGCTGCGTACCTTGGCTACCGGATGGCGCACGAGCGCGGCCGGACGGACGAAGGCATTGGCAGCATTGCGTCGCGCTTGAGCGGCAGCGACAGCCCTGCACAAGTCAGAGAACTAGCCGATAGCGCTCAGGCCAGCGATGTATTCATCTACACCGCTGACTGGTGTCCGAACTGCCGTGAAGCCAAGAGCTGGTTGGCGCAGCACGGCTTCAAGTACGAGCAATGCGACATCGATCACGGCCCCGGCTGCAAGGCGCAACTCGCCAATCTGGGAGGTGACGGCATTCCGTACCTCATCGTCAAGGGTCATCACATGAAAGACGGCTTCGACTCCGAAGAGTTTGTGGCTGCGATGCGAGGCAAGTAG